The genomic segment GCCGTGCCGAAGAATGTGGACGTCTCGCGGACGCCGACGGTCTTCTCGCTGGGCCTGGGGCCGCTTTTTGCGAGGCAGGTTTGGATTCACCAGGGCGAGGACGACGATGCGAATGCGTCGTATGCGCTCCACGAGGCTGTTACGCGGGACCCTAGCGCGCCTGGGCTGACGCACCTCGCGAGAGCGGTGCTTGGCCTGACGGTGTGCGCGCGGTGGGGGTCGAACTTGGGCCCGATTGATGCGCAGCTGTACGGGAACCTGAGGGGTCTCGTCGCGGAGGCGAAGCTGGAGAGCGTGTTCTGGGCAGAGTATCTTGGTGCTGTGGCGGCTGTCATGGTTGATCTCGTGCCCGCGTGGCCTACGAGTGTCGAGGAGCTTGAGTCGACTTTGAGGTATGTGTTTTACGACCCCCCTCGGTATCGGGAAGTGTCGAGAGCTACGGACTCTGTTTGCGGAAAACAAATAACTGACAACAGTACACAGATTCGAGGCTACGCAGACGTCGGACCCCGAGAAAAAGAGGGCGAGCATCGATCTGACCGTCCACGTTGCACCCGGCGCTGCGGTCGGCATCGATCCCGCGGACGTCATGGGTCGGTTGGCGAACGTTGGCAAGAAGCGCAAGGACGGGACGAAGCCGGACAAGAAGGTTTCGGTCAAGATCGTGGAAATGaagtagtatttaatagtgtTGCTTTTCCGTTGTTTTGGGTTGTTTTTTGACGAGTCGATGAATCTTATGAAAGGATACCCCCCTCAACTTGGCCGTTGACTTCACCTCGCTCCTGGCAACTGATATCGCTCCCGTTCAAGGTCTTGTTAATAGCACCGTTTGTCTCACGTCGATGATGGGACTTCTACTTCAAGATCTCAGAGCATGATGAGTTCTCCGTATGTGACCACGAAGTTTCGTTTCTAGACTGGTGTAGTAAAAAGGGGGATAACGAAACATCCGCTCTTTTTGAGGAGAGCCCGATTGTTTTGACTTAGCCACCCGTTCTAATTTTGTTGATCAGCCCTGGTTTTTCTCCTGATTAAATGCTAGTGATTTCACAATGGCTTCTACGGTATCTGTGTAACGCCGGCGGTTGTAGTGGTGCCGTACGCCTGGCTGGCAGTAGCACGCAATCATTTTGGCCACACAGCCCATCCAGCTTGGTTGCAGTCATAAAGAAGAGTGCCATAAATACAAGTGTTTCTGGTCGAGTTCTATGTTTCCTTCCTTTGAGAAATGTTCCAAGCATTTGGAGCAGCTGTTCATGAACTCGTTCCTTTGTTACCAGTGATTCAGTGCACCTTTTAACCTCAACCCCCAACATTCTCATTCAAGTCGAGGCTGGGTTGTTTTTGATGATATGTATCGGCGTCGAGCGTCTGTTCCATTCACCAAAGTCGCTAGAAGAGATTTCCACACCTTAAGAGCAGGCCTCTTCGTTATCGCATAGAACGCTTCAACCATGCACAAATTTCTCTTCTCTCTACGGCATCATCTTCAATGGTACCCAACCCCTCTCTCAGGACGGAACTGCTCCGCCACCAAATCGAAACCAAACCTCACCCCAAAGCTTCGACTGAAAGACTGCCCGAACCTCGCCCTCCACCGCCCACAGCGGTAGTACAGAGTAGACCAGTACACCCAAAACCACGACCGAGGGCGGTGGCAGTAGTGCAGCCCGTGCCGCCGTGGTGGATTGACGCAGACGGGGATGTGATCATGATAGACATACTGAACGTGGAAATGCGCAGTAGCTGGGTGTTTGACATGGACGGCGATGTCATAATGGGAGGATGCGGGGGGATGGGGTGGGAAGCGCGGCGGCCCCCGCCCGTGCTAGTTCCGGTGCCGGTTGTGGTGGTGCCGGACAAGACGGGGAAGCCGGGGTGTCCACTTCCACCGCGACCCGCTCCGCGGCCGTATGCAGAGGTTCGGCACAGCCTTGCGATTCCATGTAACTGACGGCGAAGCGCCCTCCAACTCAACGGCGCGAAGAGGACCAATGAGCAGTGGCAATAATATCTGAAATGAAGAACATGACTGGGCAGTACCATTTCACCACACCTGCTGCCTAGCAGGTACCCTACCTTAGATAGTCCCCCCTCACTTGTGTAGAGCAACCAAATCTCCAGCCTTCACACATCTCGCGAGAAGCAGATGATTTGGACATCATGGCGGGTCCGGGCCAGCTCTCTCTATCCGGGGTTCAGGATGCTATCCATCACCTAGGTAATATGAGTTGCCCTTTTCTACATGGCACATTGGCTAACTTTTTGCGTGACCTATAGACAAAAACGAACCGGGTGCGCGCCCGCTCCTCCAGGACCCAGCAAGACAAATACGATTGTTCACCCTCTGGCCAGGGACACAAGAGAGTCCGATCCAAGGGGTATTCAGTGTGGCTACTCTCGACGACGGGCCTGATTATCAGTGTATATCATACGTTTGGGGCGATGCCTCGGATACAAAGGACATCACAGTGGACGGGAAAGACTTCAAAATCACGACATCTCTTTTCTCGGTCCTATGGCGCATCAGATCCGAGCAAGAATACCTTGCTGTGTGGGCCGACGCGTTATGCATCAATCAGGACGATCACGAAGAGAAGCGCGTGCAGGTCGACATGATGTTCGATATCTACAGCAAATGCAGTAATTGCTTTCTCTGGTTGGGAGAGGTTAATCTCTTGGATGGGGAACTGAGCTTGGACATTGCTCGCTACGGCTTAGACTTCATCGAATATCTAGATGACAGAGAAAGAGAAGACAACGGCTTTTCGACGGCTGAAGGGTTGGTGAAATTGCATCTGGCCTTTCGAAGTCTGGTTAAATGTCAGTGGTGGCGGCGAATATGGACAGTCCAAGAGTGCGTCGCTCCTCACACGGCAATGTTTCTCTGGGGCCCCCTCACGATCTCTCGGTCGCCTCTGATACAGTTCCGTGAAAACTTTCCGAACGTGACATCAGCAAGACGTAGATGGACAGCTTACAATTACAAGGGTAATAAGCGCGATTTCGAGGCAATGTTCACGGTAATGTTGATAGTACAACCGCTCTCGATGTTGAGAACACAAATCAAATCAAGGCCACAGGCACTGATGGGTGGTGTAGCTAGTCTTAGCTTCCTTTGGATGACCTGCGACCACCAAGCTTTAGACCCACGCGACAAGATCTTCGCTCTACTACCGTTCATTACAGCAGCATTGACGAACACGAATTCAAGCAACTACAATATCGACTGCGTTCAGGTATACAGCCGCGTCACGGTCGATCTTATCCAATTTTGTCGGTCATTACTCCCACTCATGGGACGCCGGCAGAGCGAGATGCCGTTGGAAGAACCATCTTGGGTTCTGGATTGGCGTCGCCAAGAGGTGGCACAACACAGAGAGTCAAGTCCATTTATACAGACTGTCGGCTTAAGCTCCCAATTCAATGCCTCATGCGGCATTCCTAAACTACACTACCAAAACCTCATTTCGGGCGACGGGCGGCGCCTCAGATTACGTGGATATTTCGTCGGTACGCTTGTGAGAACAATCATGTCACCAGCCGAAGTCTCCTCGGGCCCTGGCCACCGCTTTGATTATTCTCACACCCTCCGAAATCTCATCAAGACATGGAAACGGCACGTGGAAGAAGATGCTTTCAGTGAGTTCCGAAGGCTGGATAGGCCATTGTTTACAAAAGCAGCCATCGCAGAGTTTTCTGAGATGTGGAATGGCATGGAGAAAGCTAGGGAGTATCTGCTCGATCTATCAGCGCCCGAAGAGTTTGGCATGAAGAAGAAAGTAACGATGCTAATGTGGCTGCAATCCAGAGTCATGAACATCTTTCTCACGTGTGGAGGTCGCTTTGGCGTCGGAACACACAACACGAAAGAGGGAGACGAGGTCTGGATCCTCTGCTCAGGATTCATGCCGCTCGTTTTACGACCAATCAAAAATAACAGTGAGCAGGGGAACAACAATGGCGACGTTGACGATTCAGCCACCTTCGCTCTATCAGGGAGGTATGACAGATATCGTCTAGTGAGTGAATGCTATGTGCAGGGGGTAATGCATGGCGAGCTCTCAATCGGATCAAATCACTGTTTACGGACTATCGACTTATGTTAAGCTGATGTTGTCACTTTACTAAACTCGCGAGAGTTGGGATCGTTCATAACTGTACCTCAGTCTATTTCATCAAATCTAGTGTTTTTCTCATAGGGAGAGCGGGACTCTTACATAGCACGTGTTTCTCGAGGTGCCACAGATATCAATACACGTACTAGAATATGTTAGTGAAGGCTCAGGTTCAACAAAGGGGTGCCAACGAACCTTGAAGTACTTGTTCTGCAAGTCTGTCTCGTCCAGGAGCCCACGCTCGTACGCCTGCTGCTCATTCTCCTCCGACGTCGCGTGTTCCGCCCGCCTAGACCGATTTCGAACCCACAATAGACACCAGAGGCCACACAGGCATGCAATCTGCATACCAACGCAGAAGATCATCATCGCGACGCCCAGGGGGTACCGAGGTGCCTGTTCCGCCTTGAAGAAGAAGGGGCCGACAAAGTTTCCAAGACAGTACCCAATCAGGAGCATCGCATTCGTCGTGATCTTCTTGGTGTGGCCCGCGGTGTTGGCCGTGGCGACAGACATGGACAGCGTCCAGGTCGCCGTGTAGGCGAAGGAGATCCAGAGACAGGCGAGGCGGCCATAGGGGTTGGATTGATCAATGAGCCAGAGGCCGAGGATACCAGCAAGGAAGGGGGCGAGACAGGTAAGCATGATGGCTATGCGAGCGTTTGGGTAGTAGGAAGCGAAGAAGCTGCGTTACGTTAGCTGGGAAACAGGAAGCTGAAGATTTACGGCTTGCTCACCATGCCAGGGGACACAGAATGAGCTGGACCGCTCCCGAAGGCATCTGGATGAGAGTAGTCTGAAGCGTCGAGAAGCCCATGCCCCTGATTACAAGACCTTGGAACTATCGTTGTGTCAGTTTACAGTCTCCAAGGTAATATCTGACCACAACTCACCGTCGTCAATCCGCCATTGGGAGTGTTACTCGCCACAGCAAACAAAAACAGAAGCCATGTCTTCAAGTCCATCATGGCCTCCCTGAACTGGGGCCACTTGAACTTCTTGTTCTCGACTCCCGTACCGTTCGCCTTGACGCGACTAATAACCATCGCTTTCTCCTTCTCTGATAGAAACTTCGTCGTCAATGGCGAGCCAGGAAGAAAGATGAGCATGAGAATCCCCCACGCCACCGTAATGGCGCCCCAAAACAGAAATAGAATCCGCCAGCTCGCGATAGACCCTTGCACATGCCCAATTCCGAACGTCACGATACCGGCCGTGATGTACCCCAGACCCGCAGATCCGATCCAGATGCCCATACGAACAGGTTGCTCCTTTCTCGAATAGTACATAGAGAAAAGCAACATCGTACCCGGGTTGATCGAAGCCTCGAACGCACCCAGAGATGTCCTCGTCGCCGCGAGCCCAGCAAAATTATGCGACGCGGCGTGGCACATGAGCACGGCGCCCCACAACACCACGGTGGCCGACATGAAGGTGTTTATGGGCAGTTTCTGCAGCAGCACGTTTGTAGGGAACTCCCAGAAGAGGTAGCCCAGGTACAGCAGCGCGCCGGCCCAGGAGAACTCGGAACCGGTGAGGCCAATGTCCTCGCG from the Colletotrichum lupini chromosome 3, complete sequence genome contains:
- a CDS encoding major facilitator superfamily transporter, producing the protein MKTEMAPKEELMASEPTKPLDLLDAAEGEVIDPEESSALLRRLDFRLMPLLCITYALQSIDRTTLSYTAVFGIREDIGLTGSEFSWAGALLYLGYLFWEFPTNVLLQKLPINTFMSATVVLWGAVLMCHAASHNFAGLAATRTSLGAFEASINPGTMLLFSMYYSRKEQPVRMGIWIGSAGLGYITAGIVTFGIGHVQGSIASWRILFLFWGAITVAWGILMLIFLPGSPLTTKFLSEKEKAMVISRVKANGTGVENKKFKWPQFREAMMDLKTWLLFLFAVASNTPNGGLTTFQGLVIRGMGFSTLQTTLIQMPSGAVQLILCPLACFFASYYPNARIAIMLTCLAPFLAGILGLWLIDQSNPYGRLACLWISFAYTATWTLSMSVATANTAGHTKKITTNAMLLIGYCLGNFVGPFFFKAEQAPRYPLGVAMMIFCVGMQIACLCGLWCLLWVRNRSRRAEHATSEENEQQAYERGLLDETDLQNKYFKVRWHPFVEPEPSLTYSSTCIDICGTSRNTCYVRVPLSL